Within the Cyprinus carpio isolate SPL01 chromosome B18, ASM1834038v1, whole genome shotgun sequence genome, the region AGATTTTATACTTGGAGGCCTGTTTCATGTTCACTTTTTCACAGTGTTTCCAGATCTAAGCTTCAGAATGGAACCAGAACGACCATACTGTGAAAAGTGAGTTAGACTGACTGCATGAATATAAAAGTAGAGAGATAATGATAAGAATAAGAATCAAAATGTTAAGTTCTTTTTGCCTTCTTTTAGTTTGgttaatttgctgtttattttttgacAGCAGCACTGTTTCTTTTACCAAAAATCTGTATTGaaagcattgtttatttttttagtcatgATATGTTGTGTGAACTCTGATGTATTATTGGTTGTTTTAGTTTGTCTTTTTGTTATTAATCTCTTTAATATCATaacttcttttatttgttttatagattTAATATGGAAGGCTTTCAGCATGCACAGACCATGGCTTTTGCAATAGATGAGATTAATAAGAATCCCAACCTACTGCCTAACATCACTCTTGGTTACCATCTTTATGACAACTGTGTGATGCTAGGAATGGCGTTCAGGGCTGCCATGTCCCTAAGTAGTGGAACAGAGGAGTCCTTCCCCAACCTCAACTGCACTGGCCCTCCTCCGGTGATTGGTATTGTGGGGGATGCAAGTTCAACTCCTTCCATTGCAATTTCCAGTGTTATGGGGTTGTTCCGAGTACCTATAGTAAGATGggatgaaaaaagtaaaaatacacttcatgcttatttaatttcatttttctttctttgtttctttcttcctttctttcttccttttttgtccttttcagTCCTTTGTAGCCATATTTATTTCCTCACTATTTATTTTCCCAAATAACCTTTTCTTTCACTATCTGACttaatcctatatatatatatatatatatatatatatatatatatatatatatatatatatatatatataatatatatatatatatatatatatatattttctttcatctttctctgtctaGCTTGTACTAATTTGAACAAAGCTTGAAACTTGGTATGACAAGCCCTTCATGTGTctatttgcctctttaagatgaatcgcttgatgtattccccaattgtaagtagctttggacaaaagcgtctgctaaatgaataaatgtaaacgtaaatataattgtttttttttttttgttgttggttttttgtttttgttttttatgccttCACCTCTCCCTCTATTTCTCCCTAATTAGGTTAGTCACTATGCCACCTGCTCCTGTTTGAGTGACAGGAAAAAGTACCCCTCTTTCTTCAGAACAATCCCCAGTGATGCCTTCCAGGTGCGGGCTATGGTTCAGATCTTAAGGCATTTTGAATGGACCTGGGTTGGTCTCCTCTACAGTGATGATGACTACGGTATCTATGCTGCTCAGTTGTTCCAGCAGGAAATGCAGCTGTTTGGACATTGTGTTGCCTTTTCTGAAATCCTGCCCAATGATCACAACCCTAGAGATATTCAGCGTATAATAGGGTTGATTCAGGCCTCTACAGCTAGAGTGGTGGTTGTTTTTGCCCTTTCATCCTATCTGCTGCCTTTGATGGATGAGGTGGTGTTGCAGAACATGACAGGAAGGCAGTGGATTGCAAGTGAAGCTTGGGCCACATCTCTTGAATATCACACACCACGTTTCCTGCCCTTCCTTGGGGGCACACTGGGCATTGCTATTAGGCGTGGAGAAATTCAGGGGCTTCATGACTTCTTGCTACATCTTCATCCCAGCAATGATCCGAGAAATAATATGTTGAAAATATTCTGGGAGAACATGTTTGGGTGCAGTTTTGAATCAGGGGATAGAAAGTCAGATGGAGAGCATTTGAAAAAGGTGTGTACAGGAAAGGAGGatctgagcaacacacacacaacatacactgATGTTTCTGGTTTGAGGGCATCGTATAATGTCTATAAGGCAGTTTATGCCCTGGCACATGCACTTCATGACCTGATGCAGTGTGAGGAGGGGAGAGGACCATTCAGTGGGAACAAATGTGCTGACATAATTAACCTGAAACCTTGGCAGGTGAGACCCACAGGTATACTGCAGATGCTCTCCAAGCATATAGAAGAGCTGAATGTGGAAAAGCAAAATGCGTGCTCtactttaattcaaattttagATAAACATATAACACTTGTCCTGTCTACAAACTGTACAGTTGGTTCACTACCTACAGAAAGTCAACTTCACCACAGGCTTTGGGGATAATGTGTCATTTGATAAGAATGGAGATGCTCTGGCCATTTATGATGTACTGAATTGGCAGCCAAGCTCCGATGGGTCAATAGCAGTCCACAGGGTTGGTGTAGTAAATGAAGGGGTGGCAACAGGGATGGTGCTCACACTGGATAAGGATGCAATATACTGgaactttgaaacaaaaaaagtaactaatattGCATGACAAATGTCATCCTTTTTGCAAATAGTCTATATTAGTCAATGCtataaaacaagaaaatttaaaataaaataaaggccaATTTTGTTATTATGTAAAATAGGTAACAAACACATGACTAAATAACAGATGGTTTCTCTTTAACCCCCACGGTCTGTGTGCAGTGAGAGCTGCCTCCCAGGCACCAGACGAGCCACAAGGAAGGGCcttcctgtctgctgttttgaCTGCCTACCATGTGGAGATGGAGACATTTCTAATACTACAGGTAGAAGTCATATtccaattttttaatataatttgaaaggGAATTTtcgttttttaacttttttttcttcttttttttattgtgtcattATGACAGATGCTATTGAGTGCACAGTGTGTCCAGAAGACTTCTGGTCAAATCCGGATAAGGATCAGTGTGTCCCCAAAGAAGTAGAGTTTTTATCCTATGAGGAACCTCTAGGAATCTCTCTGACAAGTGCCTCCCTGCTTGGTGCCTGCTTCTGTGCTCTTGTGATGGTCATTTTCGCTTTTCATCGTAACACTCCCATAGTGCGTGCCAACAATTCAGAGCTCAGCGTCCTACTGCTGTTGTCACTCAAACTGTGTTTCCTTTGTGTGCTGCTGTTCATTGGACGGCCAGTGTTGTGGACGTGTCAGTTAAGACATGCTGTATTTGGCATAAGCTTTGTCCTGTGTGTTTCCAGCATCCTGGTCAAGACTATGGTGGTTATAGCTGTGTTCAAGTCATCTCGGCCAGAGGGCAAAGGCGCTATGAAATGGTTTGGAGCAATTCAACAAAGATTCACAGTTCTGGTCCTAACAGCTCTTCAGGTTGTGATATGTGCAGTCTGGCTATCAACTGCCTCTCCAACACCCCATAAAAACAACCAGGATACCCGCTCTAAAATAGTATATGAATGTGCTATAGGCTCAGTGGCTGGTTTTTCTCTGCTGCTGGGATACATTGGACTATTGGCTGCAATAAGCTTTCTGTTAGCCTTCCTGGCAAGAAATCTACCAGATAATTTTAATGAAGCAAAGTTTATCACTTTTAGCATGTTGATCTTCTGTGCTGTGTGGATTGCTTTTGTTCCAGCATATGTGAGCTCACCAGGGAAATATGCAGTGGCTGTAGAAATATTTGCCATTTTAGCTTCTAGTTTTGGATTGCTGGTTGCCATATTTGCCCCAAAGTGCTACATCATCCTTTTACATCCAGAGAGAAACACTAAAAATGCCATAATGGGAAGAGAGACACAAAAGAAATAGTCTTACATTgcagtaattaaaaaatgtaacatgtaaATCTTATAATCTTGGTGAAAACTTCcttttttttggtcatacagactTTAATACATTTGTCTGCTTCACAGGTTTACCCCCTTAAGATGTCCATCCTTAGAAAAATGttcaacttgaaaaaaaaaaaaaaatgagaagagaACATTTGTCAGAACAACCTGAATAGAgagaaatcaattaaaataaaaattaatctaaCTGTATATATACTTTACATAAATGCTTTACATATActttgtacacaaacacacacacacacatacagttcatATACAGGGTCACCAtaattttgccaagtaagacatgttcatggatcaacatcttttgttgatcctggatcaacataactgtccaaaaatatagacgtAACCCAATCCTTCCCCATAAACCTAACCTTATTCCTAactcagtgtgaaatgatagctgattaacaagggagTAAAGCACTTAACCCTAATCACAAGCCTAAAACAGaaatttcctgaaaagttatccctcaattctgattggttgataggaatgttgttccaggatcaataaggatgttgatccaggaacattttGTACTgggtgaaatcacgttcacctTCAGTggtgtgtaaatgtttttgtatattacttatttaaaaagtgttggctgatttcttattttttaatgtttcagatcatcaaacaaatttaaatattagtcaaagataacatgtaaacacaacatgcagtttttaaatgaaggtttttattattaagggaaagcaaaattcaaaactacatggccctgtgtgaagaagtgtttgcccccctgttaaaactgtggtttatcacacctgagttcaatttctctagccacacccagtaTTGTTTACTGCCACACCtcttcacaatcaagaaatctcttaaataggacctgcctgacaaagtgaagtagaccaaaagatcctcaaaagctaaaCATCATGCTGAGATCCAACGAAAtccagaaacaaatgagaaagaaagtaattgagatctatcagtctggaaaaggttataaagccatttctaaagtgttgggactccagtgaaccacagtgagagccgtttttcacaaatggcaaaaacatgaaacagtggagaaccttcccaggagtggccagccgaccaaaattaccccaagagcacagtgacgactcatccaagaggtcacaaaagaccccacaacaacatccaaagaactgcaggcctgaCTTGCcccagttaaggtcagtgttcatgactccaccataagaaagagactgggcaaaaatgatctgcatggcagagttccaagacaaaaACCACTGCTGAAAAAAGAACATATAGGTTCGTCTGTtcgttttgccagaaaacatcctgatgatccccaagacttttgggaaaacactctatggactgatgagacaaaagttgaaatttttggaaggtgtgtgtcccattatgtctggtgtaaaagtaacaccacatttcagaaaaagaacatcataccaacagtaaaatatggtggtggtagtgtgatagTCTGgagctgttttgctgcttcaggacctggaagattGGCTGTAATGAAtgaaaccatgaattctgctgtttaccaaaaaatcctgaaggagaatgtccagccatctgtTCATGACCTCAGGCTGAAGTGAACATGGGTTCTGCAgtaggacaatgatccaaaacacaccagcaagtccacctctgaatggctgaagaaaaacaaaatgaagactttggagtggcctagtcaaagtcctgacctgaatcctactAAGATAcagtggcatgaccttaaaaagttGGCCcatgcttgaaaaccctccaatgtggctgaattacaacaattctgcatagatgagtgaaccaaaattcctccacagtcctgtaacagactcattgcaagttatcgcaaaagcttgattgcagttgttgctggtAAGGGTGGctcaaccagttattaggtttagtgGGCAAACTCTTTTTCACACAGGACcgtgtagttttggatttttttccccttaataataaaaaccttcatttaaaaaactgcatgttgtatTTACTTTGTTATCttttactgatattaaaatttgtttaatgtatttttatatttaacattagtttatcagtatgtttgaaagtatattttttaaatttttggtgattccataggctcacTCTCGTGCACCTGcacggtttaaaacaccaaatagttatgctatgacaagtacagaaagtctctctcttgctccacccatgcacgataatattgtgtatcgtcgatctcaccagctgatgatatgacaatttgaaaaatgaccacATCGCCCAACACTACtgagtactcacatgctgtgttcGGTGCACACAGAGAGCCATGTCTCATTCAAGCAAACACCAAATTGTCTTCTTGtaactgaacagaaaaaaattaaaaatacacctcatcaatttaaacattcaagcaaaaaatgacatgaaagagCTTAATTCAGCACTCACAGGCTTTGTTCTGTGCACATAGCACCAAATAGATTTTTGCCTCTTCTCATGCTTGAAtggacaaaaacatacaaaatcacgTCGAAATACCTGTCTTGGCAAGTATCTTTGAAAACCTTTTAAGCCGGGTGCACACTGCACACTGCACACTGTGAGGTAAATCTTCTGATACTGCCAGAATTTCATCAGAAGTAAAATTTGATTGCAACAGCCATTAATCGGCTGTCGGTGAACATGTCAAATCAGCAGTCAAAGACTACAGATTTTAGCCTAGGATTATAGGATTCTTTAAAGATTTTCAAaatttgtctcagatgaccaAATCATGGCCAAAATTGCACATTGCGCTGGGCTTTAGTTATATCTTAAGTGAATGTACAGTAGAGAAAAAATCGaatgtgtatcattatactggatccATTGTTTCTTAAAGTGACTGtgcctaatttactagctgctgttGGCGTCCTTAATGTTAAAGACaaccactcactgctcttgaatgaattactttttagttttaacaagaatttatcaatattttgtttatgcagtgaagactatgcaatgATATTTTACAATTGATTATTCTGTTTCTGTACTTCaacaccttgaaaaaaaaaaatttaacgttgtttcatttgtatctttgttctttttatttatttttgctatttacatGATTTCATGCAGGACACAATTACAACCTGCACCTGGGCCCAGCAAACCCCAGCTATGTCCCTGCCTTGGTCTTATCAATAAACTTGCCATACTGACAAGAATCATGTAacctattataattatttaggtCTGACAATGTCAGCTTCCGGATAATTTGTTCTGGTCAATTCCTGACaatacatcccctccagaagtctgagatccactaGTGAGCGACGACATGATACCATCACAAAGATGCAAAAAATCCGGAATGCTGATTCCCTGACatttttcaagcgacagctgaaaactcacaTCTTTCATCATTATCTGACTTCATCctattttctcttttccttcatctttctctgtctagcttgtacttatttgaacaaatgcAACCAAATAAGTTCCCAACAGCTTGTAGATAAGTGGCTTATGTCATTACTCTTTTATCTGGGAAAGCCCTTGCCTGGGCAACTGCCTTGTGGGAGCGGTCTCCACAACCAGCAGTTAGTTTGGATTACAGTAACTTTATTGAGGAGAGTGTTTGAACATCCAGTGAGCAGATGTGAGGCAGCTACCCACCTACTTCAGCTAACTCGGGGTCCTCAAAGTGTAGCAAAATTAGCAGTTTTAGCAATTTCTAACCCTAGCTATGGAGAGTTGCTGGAATCAGGAGGCACTGACTGTTGCTTTCAGTCAGGCACTGTCTGATGAAATCACGGATGAACTTGAAGCCCAGGCCCCTGCGACAGACCTAGAATCCCTGATTGATATGACCATTCAACCAGACAGTCGCCTTCGAGTGAGATGTAGAGAGCGCATGGAAACTTCTAGAAATACTCCCAGTCCACATTCCTTGGCACTCCCCCTGTTTTCTGAATACTCTGCCTCATATGTAACATGCACTGAGGAACCCATGCAGCTGGGTCAATCATGGCTCTCCCGATTAGAGCAAGACTGCAGTCAGTCACATCCCCTAAAGGTCCTCATAGACTCTGGGGCTGATGGAAACTTTATGGATCTGGAAGTCGCCATTTGCCCCTGACCATTAAGGCACTGGATAGGAGGCCTCTGGAGTTGGACAGGTGAGtctgtgaactattccttttatatCTCCAGATTGGGGATCACCTAGAAACTATCCAGTTTTATGCAATCAAGTCACCAGAATTTCCTTTAATCCTGGATTTCCCTTGGCTAGTTCTTCATAATCCCCAGCCTGACTGTGATAAGTCTCTCTCTGCTTCATCTCTTGGACTTCCTGTTTCTCCTCAGGTACTTCAGTCTACCTTGGGGCTGTTAATAATGACAaattgctgtttttcaatggaaagcttataaagaatgtatttgctagatTTGTGTTAGCagaacacatcaaaacatgaagaataaaaacgcattacataccagattcgtcgtaataacaAGTCATaaacat harbors:
- the LOC109109699 gene encoding extracellular calcium-sensing receptor-like, translating into MWLTLYFSLYISFNCISADSVLRSGTCLLQGRFKLNGMYKDGDFILGGLFHVHFFTVFPDLSFRMEPERPYCEKFNMEGFQHAQTMAFAIDEINKNPNLLPNITLGYHLYDNCVMLGMAFRAAMSLSSGTEESFPNLNCTGPPPVIGIVGDASSTPSIAISSVMGLFRVPIVSHYATCSCLSDRKKYPSFFRTIPSDAFQVRAMVQILRHFEWTWVGLLYSDDDYGIYAAQLFQQEMQLFGHCVAFSEILPNDHNPRDIQRIIGLIQASTARVVVVFALSSYLLPLMDEVVLQNMTGRQWIASEAWATSLEYHTPRFLPFLGGTLGIAIRRGEIQGLHDFLLHLHPSNDPRNNMLKIFWENMFGCSFESGDRKSDGEHLKKVCTGKEDLSNTHTTYTDVSGLRASYNVYKAVYALAHALHDLMQCEEGRGPFSGNKCADIINLKPWQLVHYLQKVNFTTGFGDNVSFDKNGDALAIYDVLNWQPSSDGSIAVHRVGVVNEGVATGMVLTLDKDAIYWNFETKKAPRSVCSESCLPGTRRATRKGLPVCCFDCLPCGDGDISNTTDAIECTVCPEDFWSNPDKDQCVPKEVEFLSYEEPLGISLTSASLLGACFCALVMVIFAFHRNTPIVRANNSELSVLLLLSLKLCFLCVLLFIGRPVLWTCQLRHAVFGISFVLCVSSILVKTMVVIAVFKSSRPEGKGAMKWFGAIQQRFTVLVLTALQVVICAVWLSTASPTPHKNNQDTRSKIVYECAIGSVAGFSLLLGYIGLLAAISFLLAFLARNLPDNFNEAKFITFSMLIFCAVWIAFVPAYVSSPGKYAVAVEIFAILASSFGLLVAIFAPKCYIILLHPERNTKNAIMGRETQKK